A window of the Gemmatirosa kalamazoonensis genome harbors these coding sequences:
- a CDS encoding c-type cytochrome: protein MTEATKRSLLALVPLVLIAACRRDTPDVREPLGARVAGLAHPVLSTHGARAVPASTTSLPPASYSADQAARGAQVYKATCARCHPPGQLDGDAFAVAWNEARVSTLYTTLRNTMPQDKPGSLSDSQYVDVIAYLLQRSRVPAGAAPLAPDSVALRGLRIAVTPRTP, encoded by the coding sequence GTGACCGAAGCCACGAAGCGTTCCCTGCTCGCGCTCGTGCCGCTCGTCCTGATCGCCGCGTGCCGCCGCGACACGCCCGACGTGCGCGAGCCGTTAGGCGCGCGGGTGGCGGGGCTCGCGCACCCGGTGCTCTCGACGCACGGCGCCCGCGCGGTGCCCGCCTCCACGACGTCGCTGCCGCCGGCGAGCTACTCGGCCGACCAGGCGGCGCGCGGGGCGCAGGTCTACAAGGCGACGTGCGCGCGCTGCCACCCGCCGGGGCAGCTCGACGGCGACGCGTTCGCGGTGGCGTGGAACGAGGCGCGCGTGTCCACGCTCTACACCACCCTTCGCAACACCATGCCGCAGGACAAGCCCGGAAGCCTCAGCGACTCACAGTACGTGGACGTGATCGCGTACCTCCTGCAGCGGAGTCGCGTGCCGGCGGGCGCGGCCCCGCTGGCGCCGGACAGCGTGGCGCTCCGTGGGCTGCGGATCGCCGTGACGCCGAGGACGCCATGA
- the cysG gene encoding siroheme synthase CysG — protein MSATPRYYPVMLDLTGRLAVVVGGGAVAAQKARELAEAGARVRVVAPEVGPAMAELSGVVTLERRAYREGDLAGAAIAVAATDDRAVNHAVWEEAEAAHVLLNAVDDVAHCHFIAPSVHREGDITVTVSTAGHCPTLAVRLRERIARVVRREHGEFARLAGALRTDIARRVPDFAARRALWYRIVDSDAIDAVRRGETDEALLIIERLVREAERGAWSVERGAPFAATLHAPRSTLGVVHLVGAGPGDAELITMRGLRLLRSADVVVYDQLVGAELLTYARPDARLVCVGKHGHGAFTPQQDIDALLIAEARAGRRVVRLKGGDPFVFGRGGEEMAALRAAGVRCEVVPGVSSAVAAPAAAGIPLTHRALASGFAVVTGHECGEGTRLDWSALARVPTLVVLMGLRALPNIVGRLAAHGLDLDTPAAVVSRGTLPDQRVVTGTLATIADLAAAADLAQPATLVIGEVVRLRDAGRLTTGQRERDEGSVRAGAGGEHDVLLPLV, from the coding sequence ATGAGCGCCACGCCTCGCTACTATCCGGTGATGCTCGACCTCACCGGGCGGCTCGCCGTCGTGGTGGGCGGCGGCGCCGTGGCGGCGCAGAAGGCGCGCGAGCTGGCGGAGGCGGGCGCGCGCGTGCGCGTCGTCGCGCCGGAGGTCGGTCCGGCGATGGCGGAGCTGTCGGGCGTGGTGACGCTCGAGCGGCGCGCGTACCGCGAGGGCGATCTCGCGGGCGCCGCGATCGCGGTGGCGGCGACGGACGATCGCGCGGTGAACCACGCGGTGTGGGAGGAGGCCGAGGCGGCGCACGTGCTGCTGAACGCGGTGGACGACGTGGCGCACTGCCACTTCATCGCGCCGTCGGTGCACCGCGAGGGCGACATCACGGTGACCGTGTCGACGGCGGGCCACTGCCCGACGCTCGCCGTGCGGCTGCGCGAGCGCATCGCGCGCGTGGTGCGCCGCGAGCACGGCGAGTTCGCGCGGCTCGCCGGTGCGCTGCGCACCGACATCGCGCGGCGCGTGCCCGACTTCGCGGCCCGGCGCGCGCTCTGGTACCGCATCGTCGACTCGGACGCGATCGACGCGGTGCGGCGCGGGGAGACGGACGAGGCGCTGCTGATCATCGAGCGCCTCGTGCGGGAGGCCGAGCGTGGAGCGTGGAGCGTGGAGCGTGGAGCGCCCTTCGCTGCCACGCTCCACGCTCCACGCTCCACGCTCGGCGTGGTCCATCTGGTCGGCGCCGGCCCGGGCGACGCGGAGCTCATCACGATGCGCGGCCTGCGGCTGCTCCGCTCGGCCGACGTCGTCGTGTACGACCAGCTCGTCGGCGCCGAGCTGCTGACGTACGCGCGGCCCGACGCGCGGCTCGTCTGCGTGGGGAAGCACGGGCACGGCGCGTTCACGCCGCAGCAGGACATCGACGCGCTGCTGATCGCGGAGGCGCGCGCGGGGCGGCGCGTGGTGCGGCTCAAGGGGGGCGATCCGTTCGTGTTCGGGCGCGGCGGGGAGGAGATGGCGGCGCTGCGCGCGGCGGGGGTGCGGTGCGAGGTGGTGCCGGGGGTGTCGTCCGCGGTCGCGGCGCCGGCCGCGGCGGGGATCCCGCTCACGCATCGCGCGCTCGCGTCGGGATTCGCGGTGGTGACGGGCCACGAGTGCGGCGAGGGCACGCGACTCGACTGGAGCGCGCTCGCGCGCGTGCCGACGCTCGTCGTGCTCATGGGGCTGCGCGCGCTGCCTAACATCGTTGGGCGCCTCGCGGCTCACGGCCTGGACCTGGACACGCCTGCGGCGGTCGTGTCGCGCGGCACGCTCCCCGATCAGCGCGTGGTGACCGGGACGCTGGCGACGATCGCCGATCTCGCCGCGGCGGCGGATCTCGCGCAGCCGGCGACGCTCGTGATCGGCGAGGTCGTCCGGCTGCGCGACGCGGGCCGCCTAACGACCGGGCAGCGCGAGCGCGACGAGGGAAGTGTTCGCGCCGGCGCCGGTGGCGAACACGATGTACTGCTTCCCCTGGTGTAG
- a CDS encoding NAD(P)/FAD-dependent oxidoreductase has protein sequence MADDPDVSTPTRRDFLKAAGAGATIALLGACDTAEAAPVPGLAHRRRPLVGGSSSDVVVIGGGIWGSFTALHLCRMGAKVTLVDAYGPGNARSTSGDESRGVRSSYGDRDTGEMWMLWAREAIARWKAFDAEWGKDLRLNLFHTTGDLILRPDWEPFLNRTRHWWERHAVPYEILDPEAVRRDFPVISMDDITAVLYEPDAGVVRARRSVQTVAAVAERLGARIAIGRARPGRVANGRLTDVALDTGETLRADTFVFAPGPWLGKTFPTLFANRMRTPLGYVCYFGTPAGDHRFTYPNLPSFNFPGVTGWASLPVDSRGFRVRGGERAPGPRPRTGGAGASNTPTPPRQLDPDTSDRWADAARIEPTRRFVAHRFPLLADAPLLQTHACHYELSSSRNFVVDRHPDMTNVWIAGGGNAEGFKFGPVIGEYVAQRALGTEGDPAVAKGFRIPEKEFELPPPATVATDTAKKALGTPGRR, from the coding sequence ATGGCGGACGATCCCGACGTCTCGACTCCCACGCGGCGCGACTTCCTGAAGGCCGCCGGCGCCGGCGCGACGATCGCGCTGCTCGGCGCGTGCGACACCGCCGAAGCGGCGCCCGTGCCCGGGCTCGCGCACCGCCGCCGCCCGTTAGTCGGCGGCTCGTCGTCCGACGTCGTCGTCATCGGCGGCGGCATCTGGGGAAGCTTCACCGCGCTGCACCTGTGCCGCATGGGCGCGAAGGTCACGCTCGTCGACGCGTACGGCCCCGGCAACGCGCGCTCCACCTCCGGCGACGAGTCGCGCGGCGTGCGCTCGTCGTACGGCGACCGCGACACGGGCGAGATGTGGATGCTGTGGGCCCGCGAGGCCATCGCGCGGTGGAAGGCGTTCGACGCGGAGTGGGGCAAGGACCTGCGGCTCAACCTGTTCCACACGACGGGCGATCTCATCCTGCGTCCCGACTGGGAGCCGTTCCTCAATCGCACGCGCCACTGGTGGGAGCGGCACGCGGTGCCGTACGAGATCCTCGACCCCGAGGCCGTGCGGCGCGACTTCCCGGTGATCTCGATGGACGACATCACCGCGGTGCTGTACGAGCCCGACGCCGGCGTGGTGCGCGCGCGCCGCTCCGTGCAGACGGTCGCCGCGGTGGCCGAGCGACTCGGCGCGCGGATCGCGATCGGGCGCGCGCGGCCGGGGCGCGTGGCGAACGGCCGCCTAACGGACGTCGCGCTCGACACCGGCGAGACGCTGCGCGCCGACACGTTCGTGTTCGCGCCGGGGCCGTGGCTCGGCAAGACGTTCCCGACGCTGTTCGCGAACCGCATGCGCACGCCGCTCGGCTACGTGTGCTACTTCGGCACGCCGGCCGGCGACCACCGGTTCACCTACCCGAACCTGCCGAGCTTCAACTTCCCGGGCGTCACCGGATGGGCCTCGCTGCCGGTGGACAGCCGCGGCTTCCGCGTGCGCGGCGGCGAGCGCGCGCCGGGCCCGCGGCCGCGCACCGGAGGGGCCGGCGCGAGCAACACGCCCACGCCGCCGCGCCAGCTCGACCCCGACACGAGCGACCGGTGGGCCGACGCGGCGCGCATCGAGCCCACGCGCCGCTTCGTCGCGCACCGCTTCCCGCTGCTCGCCGACGCGCCGCTGCTGCAGACGCACGCCTGCCACTACGAGCTCAGCTCGAGCCGCAACTTCGTCGTCGACCGGCACCCCGACATGACGAACGTGTGGATCGCCGGCGGCGGCAACGCGGAAGGGTTCAAGTTCGGCCCCGTGATCGGCGAGTACGTCGCGCAGCGCGCCCTCGGCACCGAGGGCGATCCCGCGGTCGCGAAGGGCTTCCGCATCCCCGAGAAGGAGTTCGAGCTCCCGCCGCCGGCGACGGTCGCCACGGACACCGCGAAGAAAGCGTTAGGCACCCCCGGGCGACGCTGA
- a CDS encoding c-type cytochrome has protein sequence MLLLVLASRLSAQAVAKDTPAARTTRSAVYTEVQAKRGADVYVMSCKSCHTPASHTGVTFATWWKGKTVGDLLGFVSTKMPKNDPGGLDPQQYADVVAYLLKMNKLPAGESELPPDADAVKDVRIEVGAPARGPAKKPPSS, from the coding sequence ATGCTCCTTCTCGTCCTCGCATCTCGCCTCTCGGCGCAAGCCGTTGCCAAGGACACGCCCGCGGCACGCACGACACGCTCCGCGGTCTACACGGAGGTGCAGGCGAAGCGCGGTGCGGACGTGTACGTGATGTCGTGCAAGTCATGTCACACCCCCGCGTCACACACCGGTGTCACGTTCGCCACGTGGTGGAAGGGCAAGACGGTCGGCGACCTGCTCGGCTTCGTGAGCACGAAGATGCCGAAGAACGATCCCGGGGGACTGGATCCGCAGCAGTACGCGGACGTCGTGGCCTATCTCCTCAAGATGAACAAGCTCCCCGCTGGGGAGAGCGAGCTGCCGCCGGATGCCGACGCGGTGAAAGACGTCCGCATCGAGGTCGGTGCGCCGGCGCGCGGCCCCGCGAAGAAGCCACCGTCTTCGTGA
- a CDS encoding nitrite/sulfite reductase, whose product MTDVTDDTATDDRKETAAQRVERIKREKAPWSIMDDIRRYAREGFASIPVEDLGVRFRAWGLYTQGDGRGTRGEEQPFFMMRVRTPNGLLTSAMVRTIADLADRYARGAIDITNRQNFQLHWLRIEDIPTVWDALSSVGWTSQGACGDNTRTVTGCPLAGVDHEELIDASPIALAVDRFLNGNADYANLPRKFKITITGCAHWCTYPEINDVGATAVRRADGVVGFHVRVGGGLSTRPHLAVKLPAFVLAEQLPEVVNAIVGIFRDSDELRQNRAKARMKFLFINHGWTADSFLAEIERRVGYSLAPAVEEHPPEGRYRDHLGVQPQKQPGLHYAAFSVLSGRIDPERLRAVARLADTYGDGSLRLTATQNVVVPNIPAERLTAFEAEAAVVGALRSSPFQRGTVSCTGSEFCKLAIVETKQFSIRLAEALEARLPGFSESIKLHVTGCPNACGQHWIADVGLQGVLLNQGGEQVEGFDVFVGGGLGAHSATAHRVGFRASADALPDALERLFSVYDAERDGDESFREWTSRVGDAAVKAALAGVPAAPSLPNAKAVAVPA is encoded by the coding sequence ATGACCGACGTCACGGACGATACCGCGACCGACGACCGGAAGGAGACCGCGGCACAGCGCGTCGAGCGCATCAAGCGCGAGAAGGCGCCGTGGTCGATCATGGACGACATCCGCCGCTACGCACGGGAGGGCTTCGCGTCGATCCCGGTCGAGGACCTCGGCGTGCGCTTCCGCGCGTGGGGGCTGTACACGCAGGGCGACGGGCGGGGCACGCGCGGCGAGGAGCAGCCGTTCTTCATGATGCGCGTGCGCACGCCGAACGGGCTGCTCACGTCGGCGATGGTGCGCACGATCGCCGACCTCGCCGACCGCTACGCGCGCGGCGCCATCGACATCACGAACCGGCAGAACTTCCAGCTCCACTGGCTGCGCATCGAGGACATCCCGACCGTGTGGGATGCGTTGTCGAGCGTCGGGTGGACGAGCCAGGGCGCGTGCGGCGACAACACGCGCACCGTCACCGGCTGCCCGCTCGCCGGCGTGGACCACGAGGAGCTGATCGACGCCTCGCCGATCGCGCTCGCGGTGGACCGCTTCCTCAACGGCAACGCGGACTACGCGAACCTGCCGCGCAAGTTCAAGATCACGATCACCGGCTGCGCGCACTGGTGCACGTATCCCGAGATCAACGACGTCGGCGCGACGGCCGTGCGGCGGGCCGACGGCGTGGTGGGCTTCCACGTGCGCGTCGGCGGTGGGCTCTCCACGCGTCCGCATCTCGCTGTGAAGCTTCCCGCGTTCGTGCTGGCGGAGCAGCTGCCGGAGGTCGTGAACGCGATCGTCGGCATCTTCCGGGACTCCGACGAGCTGCGGCAGAACCGCGCGAAGGCGCGGATGAAGTTCCTGTTCATCAACCACGGCTGGACCGCGGACAGCTTCCTGGCCGAGATCGAGCGGCGCGTCGGCTACTCGCTCGCGCCGGCGGTCGAGGAGCACCCGCCGGAGGGACGCTACCGCGACCACCTCGGCGTGCAGCCGCAGAAGCAGCCGGGGCTCCACTACGCGGCGTTCTCGGTGCTCTCGGGGCGCATCGATCCCGAGCGGCTGCGCGCGGTGGCACGGCTCGCCGACACGTACGGCGACGGCTCGCTGCGGCTCACCGCGACGCAGAACGTCGTGGTGCCGAACATCCCCGCCGAGCGCCTGACGGCGTTCGAGGCGGAGGCGGCGGTGGTGGGCGCGCTGCGGTCGTCGCCGTTCCAGCGCGGCACGGTGTCGTGCACGGGCTCGGAGTTCTGCAAGCTCGCGATCGTGGAGACGAAACAGTTCAGCATCCGACTCGCGGAGGCGCTCGAAGCGCGGCTCCCCGGCTTCTCGGAGTCGATCAAGCTGCACGTCACCGGCTGCCCGAACGCGTGCGGCCAGCACTGGATCGCCGACGTGGGGCTGCAGGGCGTGTTGCTGAACCAGGGCGGCGAGCAGGTGGAGGGGTTCGATGTGTTCGTGGGCGGTGGCCTCGGCGCGCACAGCGCGACGGCGCACCGCGTCGGCTTCCGCGCCTCGGCGGACGCGCTTCCCGATGCGCTGGAGCGGCTGTTCTCCGTCTACGACGCGGAGCGCGACGGCGACGAGTCGTTCCGCGAGTGGACGTCGCGCGTGGGCGACGCGGCGGTGAAGGCGGCGCTCGCGGGCGTGCCGGCCGCGCCGAGCCTGCCTAACGCGAAGGCCGTGGCGGTGCCGGCATGA
- a CDS encoding DinB family protein: MAIADLLLPEFDEEMATTRRVLERVPDGDGVGEWRPHPKSFPLAHLAQLCAMMPSWVSMMMRETEVDIAPKDRPPGSGYTIETTPTLLALFDRNVAEARAALAACTDEAFAVEWTMKAAGNVVDRKSRYLMLRTGVLNHLVHHRAQLGVYLRLRDVPVPSMYGPTADTKIGAA, encoded by the coding sequence ATGGCGATCGCCGACCTGCTGCTCCCGGAGTTCGACGAGGAGATGGCCACCACCCGCCGCGTGCTCGAGCGCGTCCCCGACGGGGACGGCGTCGGCGAGTGGCGCCCGCACCCGAAGTCGTTCCCGCTCGCCCACCTCGCGCAGCTCTGCGCGATGATGCCGAGCTGGGTGTCGATGATGATGCGCGAGACCGAGGTCGACATCGCGCCGAAGGACCGTCCGCCCGGCTCGGGCTACACCATCGAGACGACGCCGACGCTGCTCGCGCTGTTCGACCGCAACGTGGCCGAGGCGCGCGCGGCGCTCGCGGCGTGCACGGACGAGGCGTTCGCCGTCGAGTGGACGATGAAGGCGGCGGGCAACGTCGTCGACCGGAAGAGCCGCTACCTCATGCTCCGCACGGGCGTGCTGAACCACCTCGTGCACCACCGTGCGCAGCTCGGCGTGTACCTCCGGCTGCGCGACGTGCCGGTGCCGTCGATGTACGGGCCGACGGCGGACACGAAGATCGGGGCCGCGTGA
- a CDS encoding PEP-CTERM sorting domain-containing protein has protein sequence MSRLARVVAAAVFAVALSTPVASAHAAPVTTYTFVGSWFVGDGPIWSTNPQAMSGRMTAAYLFGGSPTDYAISTLGNDPTTINFKAYLDGYGDAQYLYTPADQDFFQSSRADGGYDAWPSYSAYVCDHQDCYGAVRNLDPAIQNYAFRADVTSTPEPASLALMGTGLLVIGGVVRRTRAQANG, from the coding sequence ATGTCCCGCCTCGCTCGCGTCGTCGCTGCTGCCGTCTTCGCGGTCGCCCTGTCGACCCCCGTCGCGTCCGCGCATGCGGCGCCCGTCACCACGTACACGTTCGTCGGCAGCTGGTTCGTCGGCGACGGTCCGATCTGGAGCACGAACCCGCAGGCGATGTCCGGCCGCATGACCGCCGCATACCTGTTCGGCGGCTCGCCGACGGACTACGCCATCTCCACGCTCGGCAACGACCCGACGACGATCAACTTCAAGGCGTACCTGGATGGCTACGGCGACGCGCAGTACCTCTACACCCCGGCCGACCAGGACTTCTTCCAGAGCTCCCGCGCGGATGGCGGATATGATGCGTGGCCGTCCTACTCGGCGTATGTGTGCGACCATCAGGACTGCTACGGCGCGGTGCGGAACCTGGACCCCGCCATCCAGAACTATGCCTTCCGCGCCGACGTGACGTCGACGCCCGAGCCGGCCTCGCTCGCGCTCATGGGCACCGGCCTCCTCGTCATCGGTGGCGTCGTGCGTCGCACGCGCGCGCAGGCGAACGGCTGA
- a CDS encoding phosphoadenylyl-sulfate reductase: MTMHDADTLRHLHPAAILAWAVETFRGRVAMTISFGGPGVVLAHLLSRIDQTVPVIFLDTGLLFEETYAFRQRFAERYGLHVVDVRPAEDPGPLYETDPDRCCTIRKVDPMARALGDYDAWVSAIRRDQGESRRDVEVVEQHEVDGRPLLKVHPLAHWDRATVWRYIVEHEIPYHPLLDRGYTSLGCWPCTRRTHAGEGERAGRWSGRAKTECGLHTFTARASAPATTSLTEARP; this comes from the coding sequence ATGACCATGCACGACGCCGACACCCTGCGACACCTGCATCCCGCGGCGATCCTCGCGTGGGCGGTCGAGACGTTCCGCGGCCGCGTGGCGATGACGATCAGCTTCGGCGGACCCGGTGTCGTGCTCGCGCACCTGCTGAGCCGCATCGACCAGACCGTGCCAGTGATCTTCCTCGACACCGGCCTGCTGTTCGAGGAGACGTACGCGTTCCGGCAGCGGTTCGCCGAACGCTACGGGCTGCACGTGGTCGACGTGCGACCCGCGGAAGATCCGGGGCCGCTGTACGAGACGGACCCCGACCGCTGCTGCACGATCCGCAAGGTCGATCCGATGGCGCGCGCGCTCGGCGACTACGATGCGTGGGTGAGCGCGATCCGACGCGACCAGGGCGAGTCGCGCCGCGACGTGGAGGTCGTCGAGCAGCACGAGGTCGACGGGCGCCCGCTGCTCAAGGTGCACCCGCTCGCGCACTGGGACCGCGCGACGGTGTGGCGCTACATCGTCGAGCACGAGATCCCGTACCACCCGCTGCTCGACCGCGGCTACACGAGCCTCGGCTGCTGGCCGTGCACGCGGCGCACGCACGCCGGCGAGGGCGAGCGCGCGGGGCGCTGGAGCGGCCGGGCGAAGACGGAGTGTGGGCTGCACACGTTCACGGCGCGCGCGTCTGCGCCAGCCACCACGAGCCTAACGGAGGCCAGGCCATGA
- a CDS encoding PQQ-binding-like beta-propeller repeat protein produces MLRRLALTFLLVAAPSVAAAQQPARGNPPGEWRYWAADAWSTRYSPLDQITAANFDSLKVAWQWNAGPYGEDEYYRTTPLYANGRLFTVATNRRMAFAVDPATGKTLWKWGMDEGIRWQKAPRRFAGRGLAYWTDGPNERVLVVTPGYHLASLDARTGVPDPKFGKGGVVDLMEGLGLPLVPLAVDDTGELIVSDAAPARRARPGERWNARTRTGADGTVGIDPALGQIASSSPGIVVGDVFVVGNSSIHGYYPIRAHNLPGVVRGFDVRTGKQLWKFDLVPQAGEFGAASWKKGTKLGTDGVGKNDPWATYAADPELGLVYIPVGMPLMDEYGGHRPGDNLFGNSLVAIDVKTGQRKWHFQMVHHDIWDYDTPMSPNVLDVTVNGARRRVVAQTTKQGWVYTFDRATGEPIWPIVETPVLQSEIPGEETSPTQPIPSKPAPYAQQGLVEADLIDYTPAIRDSALKLAQRCRMGPYFIPASLADGTGKSGYRCSWYAPGASGGVNIDGGAAADPETGMLYVGAQSGLSTIQVQKDPCSEFRYSSVHDSCGLLGALPAPPGYTPPKGPIGGFEGRSSGTMIGGVSILKPKPLGGVTAYDMNSGDKAWWIPSGGKLLPVTTTDPLFAGVQLPPSTGGRGQPQVITTKTLVIYGTGRSFAPPGPPQLYAVDKATGKQVGAVTIPSRTTAVPMTFLHQGKQYIVFATGAGANTSLVALALPGR; encoded by the coding sequence ATGCTCCGACGTCTCGCCCTGACGTTCCTGCTCGTCGCCGCGCCGAGCGTCGCCGCAGCGCAGCAGCCCGCTCGCGGCAATCCGCCGGGCGAGTGGCGCTACTGGGCCGCCGACGCGTGGAGCACGCGCTACTCGCCGCTCGACCAGATCACCGCCGCGAACTTCGACTCGCTCAAGGTCGCGTGGCAGTGGAACGCCGGCCCGTACGGCGAGGACGAGTACTACCGCACCACGCCGCTCTACGCGAACGGGCGCCTGTTCACCGTCGCCACCAATCGGCGCATGGCGTTCGCCGTCGACCCGGCGACGGGGAAGACGCTATGGAAGTGGGGGATGGACGAGGGCATCCGCTGGCAGAAGGCGCCGCGCCGGTTCGCCGGGCGCGGGCTCGCGTACTGGACCGATGGGCCTAACGAGCGCGTCCTCGTCGTCACCCCCGGCTATCACCTCGCGTCGCTCGACGCGCGCACCGGCGTCCCCGACCCGAAGTTCGGCAAGGGTGGCGTCGTCGATCTCATGGAGGGGCTCGGCCTCCCGCTCGTGCCGCTCGCCGTCGACGACACCGGTGAGCTGATCGTCTCCGACGCCGCGCCCGCGCGCCGAGCGCGCCCCGGCGAGCGGTGGAACGCGCGCACGCGCACCGGCGCCGACGGCACCGTCGGCATCGACCCCGCGTTGGGCCAGATCGCGAGCTCTTCGCCGGGGATCGTCGTGGGCGACGTCTTCGTCGTCGGCAACTCGTCGATCCACGGCTACTACCCCATCCGCGCCCACAACCTCCCCGGCGTCGTGCGCGGCTTCGACGTGCGCACCGGGAAGCAGCTGTGGAAGTTCGACCTCGTGCCGCAGGCGGGGGAGTTCGGCGCGGCGTCGTGGAAGAAGGGCACGAAGTTGGGCACCGACGGCGTCGGCAAGAACGACCCGTGGGCGACGTATGCCGCCGATCCGGAGCTCGGCCTCGTCTACATCCCCGTCGGCATGCCGCTCATGGACGAGTACGGGGGACACCGACCGGGCGACAACCTGTTCGGCAACTCGCTCGTCGCCATCGACGTGAAGACCGGGCAGCGGAAGTGGCACTTCCAGATGGTGCACCACGACATCTGGGACTACGACACGCCGATGTCGCCGAACGTGCTCGACGTGACGGTGAACGGCGCGCGGCGCCGCGTCGTCGCGCAGACGACGAAGCAGGGGTGGGTCTACACGTTCGACCGCGCCACCGGCGAGCCGATCTGGCCGATCGTGGAGACGCCGGTGCTGCAGAGCGAGATCCCGGGCGAGGAGACGTCGCCGACGCAGCCGATCCCGTCGAAGCCCGCGCCGTACGCGCAGCAGGGGCTCGTGGAGGCGGACCTCATCGACTACACGCCGGCGATCCGCGACTCCGCGCTGAAGCTCGCGCAGCGCTGCCGCATGGGACCGTACTTCATCCCCGCGTCGCTGGCTGACGGCACGGGGAAGAGCGGCTACCGCTGCTCGTGGTACGCGCCGGGCGCGTCGGGCGGGGTGAACATCGACGGCGGCGCCGCGGCCGACCCGGAGACGGGGATGCTCTACGTCGGTGCGCAGAGTGGGTTGAGCACCATCCAGGTGCAGAAGGATCCGTGCTCCGAGTTCCGCTACAGCTCCGTGCACGACAGCTGCGGCCTGCTCGGCGCGCTCCCCGCGCCGCCGGGCTACACGCCGCCGAAGGGGCCGATCGGCGGCTTCGAGGGGCGCTCGAGCGGCACGATGATCGGCGGCGTGTCGATCCTGAAGCCGAAGCCGTTAGGCGGCGTCACGGCGTACGACATGAACTCCGGCGACAAGGCGTGGTGGATCCCGAGCGGCGGCAAGCTGCTCCCGGTCACCACCACCGACCCGCTGTTCGCCGGCGTGCAGCTCCCGCCGTCGACGGGCGGGCGCGGCCAGCCGCAGGTGATCACGACGAAGACGCTCGTCATCTACGGCACCGGCCGCTCCTTCGCGCCTCCGGGCCCGCCGCAGCTCTACGCGGTCGACAAGGCCACCGGCAAGCAAGTCGGCGCCGTCACGATCCCGTCGCGCACCACCGCCGTGCCGATGACGTTCCTACACCAGGGGAAGCAGTACATCGTGTTCGCCACCGGCGCCGGCGCGAACACTTCCCTCGTCGCGCTCGCGCTGCCCGGTCGTTAG
- a CDS encoding NAD-dependent epimerase/dehydratase family protein: MNVLLFGATGMVGQGVLRECLLAPDVARVVTVGRSATGQSHPKLREIVATDLYDLAPLESELVGFDACFFCLGVSSAGMSEERYTRVTYDLTLAVATTLARLNPGMTFVYVTGAGTDSTERGRTMWARVKGRTENALLRLPLKTFLFRPGMIQPLHGIRSKTRLYRAGYAVLAPFTPLLKRRFPNAVTTTEQVGRAMLAVARRGHPTPVLEMADINAL, translated from the coding sequence ATGAACGTCCTGCTGTTCGGCGCCACCGGCATGGTCGGTCAGGGCGTGCTGCGCGAGTGCCTGCTCGCGCCCGACGTCGCGCGCGTCGTCACCGTCGGCCGGAGCGCGACGGGGCAGTCGCACCCGAAGCTGCGCGAGATCGTCGCCACGGATCTGTACGACCTCGCGCCGCTGGAGTCGGAGCTCGTCGGCTTCGACGCGTGCTTCTTCTGCCTCGGCGTGTCGTCGGCGGGGATGTCCGAGGAGCGCTACACGCGCGTGACGTACGATCTCACGCTCGCCGTCGCGACGACGCTCGCGCGGCTGAACCCGGGGATGACGTTCGTGTACGTGACGGGCGCCGGCACCGACTCGACGGAGCGCGGGCGCACGATGTGGGCGCGCGTGAAGGGGCGCACGGAGAACGCGCTGCTGCGGCTTCCGCTGAAGACGTTCCTGTTCCGGCCGGGGATGATCCAGCCGCTGCACGGCATCCGCTCGAAGACGCGGCTCTACCGCGCCGGCTACGCGGTGCTCGCGCCGTTCACGCCGCTGCTGAAGCGGCGCTTCCCGAACGCGGTGACGACGACGGAGCAGGTGGGACGCGCGATGCTCGCCGTGGCGCGTCGGGGCCATCCGACGCCGGTGCTGGAGATGGCGGACATCAACGCGCTGTGA